Proteins encoded by one window of Porphyromonas vaginalis:
- a CDS encoding DUF4465 domain-containing protein — MQRTVTTTLLLLCWLLLPPIVWGQEDNTLLMPTSTSSSNEHKVGDTPLILYDSGGTDGNALAGKTGKILFTPEQAGKCIEIEIQELALANQDELYILEGAAPFTSWMAPNEKLIIRKFTKADRPTLPLKLRSSGKSGQITIGSKTKANPGAGFKIIVRTVDQPAIQVTSVLEDKSASHDPYIGEQSLIVSNLKITTEGLAKAPKLTALHYKLSDTKPSDITAIYLYEANSRKPKQLDADKLLGKTTEVSAEGTITLSKEYTLSEPNHDLVLVVDLKSDVAAGSRINVATTKLTTTLGDHAVTLQKPKTLTVEDAYALAKTPKTYTVGDKSLTLYDDGGKYDPISEKFDGYAVFKPETTGKVIQVDFTKLDLFSYSSIGRADLVEVYNGSEVNVDNLIIKLNKEKAYKATSTAPDGSLTIRLVTNTGVPKAGFEALVSQIAPMPMAIDSLSGRTIEVDTFAMPINASVKKVGMVAFTLVAKGTKDPVTLQRLDLSSISKKTDVAQVALYYSPIVDDFTKAKEIARWDFAQALTAKLPTPQALREGANHFYLVVDLQETASKGGKINLSIDKIHLSSGEKTLPEKERTRTEALEVMNKMVLTLGKHHVKVFEPWDFMPQLKHKLTTGYDTDAGERSVTFEATAPDNVIQLDINEWDFYYSSWGSKPTLRIYDGEDASAPLLFELKPNKDAYKTKPADYIRSTQKALTFVFDAKGASGSLGWRGQVKQYLPQDMKVDSAAAKQLELPFIAVGSEMNAVLALDIHTIGDRNPILMDGLTVDLKGGAPQIKRVALYATTAEGTLDANKLIAEAQVEPTMKSVDLPADALAQNGTLKEFANSYILALDIRKDAPAADSIDVAIAKLTVAGKLIDVRNADPKGSYKLVNIFNHPSSGDNKEVTVTTPLSYYDEGGPNGKVLKNTGSYVTFLPAHEGEVVTLTIDSINLRRATFGIYSGRDHTDESKLLSTGDNNILKQTGVRTFTSQDQDGSLTVYFKGSDTYTFGWAARVESVKPRALFVEKVSATALPVDKQGVLSGSSLPAVRIDLTTAGERGKTTLEKLQLEISSEGIEELALYATGAINEFDEAHLIATSKPQATQTEVIFKLDPADTLTLPRTQYYWVKAQLAGDLKVGTPISVTAKSVTIGGTKHDVTQEKPFDTKTRQGGLQGTLRVGSSSAATYKSLAAAAKDLTKQGVSGAVTVEVEPGEYPETVLLERVPGASAKNSITIVGLGNSRDEVVISANGYNKPIGDDAYRRYYGVMTIRNTPYVTLRNMTIHSTDLGFPTMVYVQENSSHFTMDNCHVYTKNTSNMNYNMSPHLVKIEAASNPHAQSCDVLVENSLFEGGHIALQIGGTSTVANPVGKGYTVRNNRFVDHSGKAIYVIRSSEVLIEGNEMVQQITPQREYIGIDATFHTDAKVIGNDFDLTQPEAYKLSSLHGISVREVQGEGLLVANNVIRITRGSSDSRAFKASNVTGLNFVFNTAIARDGKSTALLMLNGDISSSQLSDNILQNRDGGGILFSNQALPNKQLTCDRNALYTSDSKGVLITAKGKKYDATSYQEATKSTASKVVEVAFVSDKVLYPKDMTVLPQGAPHAAVTTDIIGTARDKEHPTVGAYEQDPNVTDEAPKLINKQVVRALHQSATISVEPDQMTDVYLMTIAKGEEATTAPDAATIRDKGRHFTALGKRATEFTIMGLEPETTYEVYGLLHGTLNNKDAEPELLFTFTTTYMPTRVATFEKDNRTIEGDVVYSGTNSFAGVKVVEDFTRSRNQIAEMAGDKVTITVTNSKGKIPQRGFSLMADRPVYMRIDGDTRITLSATEQEWAYVDLAQRGDIREVTLESRGKLWIDDYNGDALAMQLAIAPVTISLGQQAQLTAQVIRGVAPYSYKWSQGDSLQTVSVAPTQTTRYSVTVTDAAGSQVTESVYVYVNGLHGEAMVATFEEEPLSSEEPYSQKAPFGSGSFAFSNSYNAEWNSWSGFALAASADTTYTGDFATQQYNNVVGGGQELEGKSKQYVVAYCPGDNPQWGSYNPVVTVMPGSDRKVQLEGVYLTNTAWVKSFATQGDKNYGRPAFKEGSFFIVTITADNGKKVEVPLIDYRNKKREVVNDWKWVDLSSLGEVKTLKFSIQSSDSYAPSYFAMDNLHIKQDASTKPAKEQIALEVVATTESTAQIRWQKLPTQVSYTVSYRPVGADASATQTMRLDPTQQLRSLELRDGYVYTTLEGLQTGTRYEVTVEATIMPAMQTVAQGKTTFTIQSTAIDAIDGETARVIATPEGILVLGLQGATVELYTASGAQVGHYQITEPEQLIAEQLQSGIYVVAAHKAGEVRTFRLIL, encoded by the coding sequence ATGCAAAGAACAGTAACGACAACGCTCCTACTACTCTGCTGGTTACTCCTGCCACCGATCGTGTGGGGACAAGAGGACAACACGCTCTTGATGCCCACGTCGACCTCGAGCAGTAACGAGCATAAGGTGGGAGACACCCCGCTGATCCTCTACGATAGTGGAGGAACCGATGGCAATGCTTTGGCAGGCAAGACGGGCAAGATCCTCTTCACGCCAGAGCAAGCTGGCAAATGTATCGAGATAGAGATACAGGAGCTTGCCTTAGCCAATCAAGACGAGCTTTACATCCTCGAGGGTGCAGCACCTTTCACTAGTTGGATGGCGCCTAACGAGAAGTTAATTATCAGGAAGTTTACCAAGGCAGATAGACCAACGCTGCCTCTCAAGCTTCGCTCCAGTGGCAAGTCCGGTCAGATCACGATCGGTAGCAAGACGAAAGCTAATCCAGGCGCCGGCTTTAAGATCATCGTACGCACGGTCGATCAGCCTGCGATCCAGGTTACCTCTGTCCTAGAGGACAAGAGCGCTAGCCACGACCCTTACATCGGTGAGCAGTCGCTCATCGTCTCTAACCTCAAGATTACAACCGAGGGACTAGCCAAGGCTCCCAAGCTGACGGCTCTGCACTATAAGCTCAGCGACACAAAGCCGAGCGACATCACGGCGATATACCTCTACGAGGCAAACAGCCGTAAGCCCAAACAGCTAGACGCTGACAAGCTACTCGGCAAGACGACCGAAGTTTCTGCCGAAGGTACGATCACACTCTCTAAGGAGTACACGCTCTCTGAGCCTAACCATGATCTAGTTCTGGTCGTTGACCTCAAGAGCGACGTGGCGGCTGGTAGCCGTATCAATGTCGCTACGACAAAGCTCACGACAACTCTCGGCGATCACGCCGTAACGCTCCAAAAGCCTAAGACGCTTACTGTAGAGGATGCCTACGCGCTTGCTAAGACTCCGAAAACCTACACCGTAGGCGACAAGTCGCTGACACTATACGACGATGGCGGTAAGTATGATCCGATCAGCGAGAAGTTTGACGGATACGCTGTCTTCAAGCCTGAGACCACAGGCAAGGTGATCCAGGTAGACTTTACGAAGCTAGATCTCTTTAGCTACTCTTCTATCGGTCGTGCCGACCTAGTTGAGGTGTACAATGGCTCAGAGGTCAATGTGGACAACCTCATCATCAAGCTCAACAAGGAGAAAGCTTACAAGGCAACTTCGACAGCTCCTGATGGTAGTCTGACGATCCGTCTCGTAACGAATACGGGGGTTCCCAAGGCTGGCTTTGAGGCTCTGGTCTCTCAGATTGCACCTATGCCTATGGCGATTGACTCGCTCTCGGGTAGAACCATCGAGGTCGACACTTTTGCGATGCCTATCAATGCAAGCGTCAAGAAGGTCGGCATGGTTGCCTTCACGCTCGTTGCTAAGGGAACCAAAGACCCTGTTACACTGCAGCGTCTAGACCTGAGCTCTATCAGCAAGAAGACAGACGTAGCGCAGGTGGCTCTCTACTACAGCCCTATCGTAGATGACTTTACGAAGGCTAAGGAGATCGCTCGCTGGGACTTTGCCCAGGCACTCACCGCCAAGCTCCCCACACCTCAAGCACTGCGCGAGGGGGCTAACCACTTCTACCTAGTCGTAGACCTCCAGGAGACTGCGAGCAAGGGAGGCAAGATCAACCTATCCATTGATAAGATCCACCTCTCGTCAGGCGAGAAGACGCTACCCGAGAAGGAGCGCACCCGCACGGAGGCTCTAGAGGTAATGAATAAGATGGTGCTCACCCTCGGTAAGCATCATGTCAAGGTGTTCGAGCCTTGGGACTTCATGCCTCAGCTCAAGCACAAACTTACCACGGGATATGACACCGATGCAGGCGAGCGTAGCGTCACCTTTGAGGCGACCGCTCCAGACAACGTCATCCAGCTAGATATCAATGAGTGGGACTTCTACTACTCCTCTTGGGGTAGCAAGCCTACGCTTCGGATCTATGACGGTGAGGATGCCTCGGCTCCTCTGCTCTTTGAGCTAAAGCCCAACAAGGATGCCTACAAGACGAAACCTGCCGACTACATCCGCTCTACGCAGAAGGCTCTGACCTTCGTCTTTGATGCTAAAGGTGCTTCCGGCTCGCTAGGCTGGCGTGGTCAGGTCAAGCAGTACCTGCCACAGGACATGAAGGTTGACTCAGCCGCTGCAAAGCAACTCGAGCTACCCTTCATCGCTGTCGGCTCTGAGATGAATGCAGTCTTAGCACTTGACATACATACGATCGGTGACCGCAATCCGATCCTCATGGACGGTCTCACCGTGGACCTCAAGGGTGGTGCTCCTCAGATCAAGCGTGTGGCTCTCTACGCTACTACGGCTGAGGGTACACTCGATGCGAACAAGCTCATCGCAGAGGCTCAGGTGGAGCCAACGATGAAAAGCGTAGACCTTCCAGCCGATGCACTAGCGCAAAACGGCACGCTGAAAGAATTTGCCAATAGCTACATCCTCGCACTAGACATTCGCAAGGATGCTCCAGCAGCTGATAGCATAGACGTGGCTATCGCCAAGCTAACTGTTGCTGGTAAGCTTATTGACGTTCGCAACGCTGATCCTAAGGGATCGTACAAGCTGGTCAACATCTTCAACCACCCATCATCGGGTGACAATAAGGAGGTGACCGTCACCACGCCCCTATCGTACTACGACGAGGGCGGTCCCAATGGCAAGGTGCTCAAGAACACAGGGTCGTACGTGACCTTCCTCCCAGCCCACGAAGGCGAGGTGGTAACCCTCACGATCGACTCAATAAATCTACGAAGAGCCACCTTCGGCATCTACTCAGGACGTGACCATACAGATGAGAGCAAGCTGCTCTCCACAGGAGATAACAATATACTCAAGCAGACTGGTGTCAGAACCTTCACCTCGCAAGATCAGGACGGCTCTCTGACGGTCTACTTCAAGGGTTCAGACACTTACACTTTCGGGTGGGCTGCTCGTGTAGAGAGTGTCAAGCCTCGCGCCCTCTTCGTCGAGAAGGTCTCCGCTACAGCTCTCCCCGTAGACAAGCAGGGTGTACTCTCGGGTAGCTCACTGCCCGCTGTACGTATCGACCTAACCACCGCTGGTGAAAGGGGCAAGACGACACTCGAGAAGCTACAGCTAGAGATCTCTAGCGAAGGCATCGAGGAGCTCGCACTCTACGCCACGGGAGCCATCAATGAGTTTGACGAAGCTCATCTGATAGCGACTTCCAAGCCACAAGCTACGCAGACGGAGGTCATCTTTAAGCTTGACCCCGCCGATACACTGACACTACCACGCACGCAGTACTACTGGGTCAAGGCTCAGCTCGCTGGCGACCTCAAGGTAGGCACACCGATCTCGGTTACCGCCAAGAGTGTGACCATCGGAGGTACCAAGCACGATGTGACGCAGGAGAAGCCCTTTGACACGAAGACGCGTCAGGGCGGACTCCAAGGCACACTCCGTGTTGGCTCTAGCAGTGCAGCTACTTACAAAAGCTTAGCTGCAGCAGCTAAGGATCTAACCAAGCAGGGTGTCTCTGGTGCTGTCACCGTTGAGGTGGAGCCGGGTGAGTATCCTGAGACAGTTCTCCTAGAGCGTGTCCCCGGAGCTTCTGCCAAGAACAGCATCACCATCGTTGGTCTCGGCAACTCCCGTGACGAGGTCGTTATCTCTGCCAATGGGTATAACAAGCCTATTGGAGACGATGCCTATCGACGTTACTATGGTGTGATGACCATACGCAATACCCCCTACGTGACGCTGCGCAATATGACGATTCACTCGACAGACCTCGGATTCCCAACGATGGTCTACGTTCAGGAGAACTCATCGCACTTCACGATGGACAATTGCCATGTCTACACCAAGAACACGAGCAATATGAACTACAACATGTCTCCGCACCTTGTCAAGATTGAGGCGGCCAGCAATCCACACGCACAGAGCTGTGATGTCTTGGTTGAGAACTCGCTCTTTGAGGGTGGACACATTGCTCTACAGATTGGAGGTACCAGTACTGTTGCCAACCCCGTAGGTAAGGGCTACACGGTGCGCAACAACCGCTTCGTAGATCATAGTGGCAAGGCAATCTATGTCATTCGTTCCTCCGAAGTCCTTATCGAGGGCAACGAGATGGTACAGCAGATTACGCCTCAGAGAGAGTACATCGGTATCGATGCAACCTTCCACACAGATGCCAAGGTCATAGGCAATGACTTTGACCTGACACAGCCCGAGGCCTATAAACTCAGTTCACTACACGGCATCTCTGTCCGTGAGGTGCAGGGCGAGGGTCTACTCGTTGCCAACAATGTGATCCGCATCACGCGTGGCTCTTCTGATAGCCGTGCCTTTAAGGCGAGCAACGTTACGGGACTGAACTTTGTCTTCAACACCGCTATAGCTCGTGACGGCAAGAGTACAGCACTCCTTATGCTCAACGGCGATATCTCTTCGTCTCAGCTCTCAGACAATATCCTGCAGAACCGAGACGGTGGAGGCATCCTCTTTAGCAATCAAGCGCTTCCCAACAAGCAGCTCACTTGCGACCGCAATGCGCTCTACACCTCTGACAGCAAGGGCGTACTCATCACCGCTAAGGGTAAGAAGTACGACGCAACCAGCTATCAGGAGGCGACAAAGAGCACAGCATCCAAGGTCGTAGAGGTAGCCTTCGTCTCTGACAAGGTACTCTACCCGAAGGATATGACCGTACTACCACAGGGTGCTCCACACGCTGCTGTTACGACGGATATCATTGGCACAGCTCGTGACAAAGAGCATCCGACTGTTGGTGCTTACGAGCAGGATCCTAATGTAACTGACGAGGCTCCTAAGCTCATCAACAAGCAGGTAGTTCGTGCGCTACATCAGTCCGCTACGATCTCTGTCGAGCCGGATCAGATGACCGACGTCTACCTGATGACGATTGCAAAGGGCGAGGAGGCTACGACAGCTCCAGATGCCGCTACGATACGAGACAAGGGCAGACACTTCACCGCTCTTGGCAAGCGTGCGACTGAGTTTACCATCATGGGGCTAGAGCCTGAGACCACTTATGAGGTCTATGGACTCCTCCACGGTACGCTCAATAATAAGGATGCCGAGCCTGAGCTCCTCTTCACCTTTACTACTACCTATATGCCTACGCGAGTGGCTACCTTTGAGAAAGACAACCGCACCATAGAGGGTGATGTCGTCTACTCAGGGACCAATAGCTTCGCAGGAGTCAAGGTCGTCGAGGACTTCACCCGCTCACGCAATCAGATTGCTGAGATGGCGGGCGACAAGGTGACCATCACCGTGACCAACTCCAAGGGCAAGATACCACAGCGAGGCTTCTCGCTCATGGCTGACCGCCCCGTCTATATGCGCATCGATGGTGATACACGTATCACACTCTCCGCTACTGAGCAGGAGTGGGCTTACGTAGACCTGGCTCAGAGAGGCGACATCCGTGAGGTGACCCTCGAGAGCCGTGGCAAGCTATGGATCGACGACTACAACGGCGATGCCCTCGCTATGCAGCTCGCTATCGCTCCCGTGACCATCAGTCTCGGGCAGCAGGCTCAGCTAACGGCTCAGGTGATCCGTGGTGTGGCTCCTTATAGCTATAAGTGGTCACAAGGCGACTCGCTACAGACTGTCTCCGTAGCTCCTACGCAGACGACACGCTACAGTGTCACTGTGACAGATGCTGCTGGTAGCCAAGTCACCGAGAGCGTCTATGTCTACGTCAATGGACTACACGGCGAGGCGATGGTGGCAACCTTTGAGGAGGAGCCACTCTCTAGCGAGGAGCCTTACAGCCAGAAGGCTCCATTCGGTAGCGGTTCGTTCGCTTTCTCCAACAGCTACAATGCTGAGTGGAATAGCTGGAGTGGCTTTGCCCTAGCAGCTAGTGCCGATACGACCTACACGGGCGACTTTGCGACGCAACAGTACAACAACGTCGTCGGTGGTGGTCAGGAGCTGGAGGGTAAGTCCAAGCAGTATGTCGTGGCTTACTGCCCAGGAGATAATCCTCAGTGGGGCTCTTACAATCCCGTCGTCACGGTCATGCCTGGTAGCGACCGCAAGGTGCAGCTCGAGGGTGTCTATCTGACCAACACGGCCTGGGTCAAGAGCTTTGCCACCCAGGGCGATAAGAACTATGGTCGTCCCGCCTTTAAGGAGGGTAGCTTCTTTATCGTGACCATCACGGCTGACAATGGCAAGAAGGTCGAGGTACCACTCATCGACTATCGCAATAAGAAGCGCGAAGTGGTCAACGACTGGAAGTGGGTCGATCTCTCCTCTCTCGGTGAGGTCAAGACGCTCAAGTTCTCCATCCAGTCGAGCGACAGCTATGCGCCTAGCTACTTTGCGATGGACAACCTGCACATCAAGCAGGATGCCTCTACCAAACCAGCCAAGGAGCAGATAGCCCTCGAAGTGGTCGCAACCACCGAGAGCACAGCGCAGATACGCTGGCAGAAGCTCCCCACGCAGGTGAGCTACACCGTAAGCTATCGTCCCGTAGGTGCTGACGCTAGTGCGACGCAGACGATGCGCCTCGATCCTACGCAGCAGCTCCGCTCGCTAGAGCTTCGTGACGGCTACGTCTACACCACCCTCGAGGGTCTACAGACGGGTACACGCTATGAGGTCACCGTCGAGGCGACCATCATGCCCGCTATGCAGACGGTCGCTCAGGGTAAGACCACCTTCACGATTCAGTCGACGGCTATCGATGCCATCGATGGCGAGACCGCACGTGTCATAGCGACACCCGAGGGTATCCTCGTGCTGGGTCTACAGGGTGCGACCGTCGAGCTCTACACAGCTAGCGGTGCTCAGGTAGGTCACTACCAGATCACTGAGCCTGAGCAGCTCATCGCTGAGCAACTACAGTCCGGTATTTACGTCGTCGCAGCCCACAAGGCAGGCGAGGTACGTACCTTCCGACTGATCCTCTAG
- the recG gene encoding ATP-dependent DNA helicase RecG, whose protein sequence is MSFLTTPLADLPGLGPKRAQLIAEELDLHTYRDLLYYIPYRYADRRVIYPIGALTPSMSEVQVEGILQPFSAPSLGRKSNLSARLMDDTGELLLVWFKGHNYIQRALTPGCKYIVYGKLQLFNNQLQITHPEIKPADKPSPSVGGYQPIYRTTERLKRARIDSAFLGRYIDQLLQSPYFSIPETLSEPLIAHRHLAPLQTAIRWIHHPQSVEQAQVAKFRLKYDELFYLNLYLRRLAVMQRMRYEGYRLEQVGKLFNGLYHALPYDLTGAQKRVLREIRRDTNSGAQMNRLIQGDVGSGKTLVALFAMLLAVDNGYQACMLAPTEILAQQHYETISEFVEGLDVSIALLTGSSKTRERRETLSTLADGSLSILIGTHAILEERVAFRKLGMAVIDEQHRFGVAQRSKLWGKNVLTLPHILVMSATPIPRTLAMTMYGDLDVSVIDEMPPGRKPITTVQIAEKKKETLYSLINETINRGQQIYVVFPMIEGTEESDFANLEVGYKEYVERFGEERVVYVHGRLSAEDKAEQMERFASGEVPILLATTVIEVGVNVPNATVMVINDAQRFGLAQLHQLRGRVGRGGDKSYCLLVTPDDLQGDAKQRIDTMVATQDGFKIAEEDMRLRGFGQMEGTRQSGTLAGISIADPVADYNLLALTRLDVNYLLDYSPLLDQPDTELYRINLERIHPNAHHWGQIS, encoded by the coding sequence ATGAGCTTCCTAACCACACCCCTAGCAGATCTGCCTGGACTGGGTCCCAAGCGGGCGCAGCTGATAGCCGAAGAGCTAGACCTACACACCTATCGGGATCTGCTCTACTACATCCCTTACCGCTATGCTGACCGGCGGGTCATCTATCCCATAGGTGCACTCACACCCTCTATGTCGGAGGTACAGGTCGAGGGCATCCTACAGCCCTTTAGCGCACCCTCGCTGGGACGCAAGAGCAACCTCTCGGCACGCCTTATGGACGACACGGGAGAGTTACTATTGGTTTGGTTCAAAGGGCACAACTACATACAGCGTGCGCTCACCCCAGGCTGCAAATATATCGTCTACGGCAAGCTACAGCTCTTCAACAATCAGCTGCAGATCACACATCCAGAGATCAAACCTGCAGACAAGCCAAGCCCATCCGTCGGCGGGTACCAACCGATCTACCGAACCACCGAGCGACTCAAGCGTGCCCGCATCGACTCCGCTTTCTTAGGACGCTACATAGACCAGCTTCTCCAGAGTCCTTACTTCTCCATCCCCGAGACGCTCTCTGAGCCTCTCATAGCGCACCGTCATCTAGCACCTCTCCAGACGGCTATCAGGTGGATCCATCACCCGCAGAGTGTCGAGCAGGCGCAGGTGGCTAAGTTCAGACTGAAGTACGACGAACTCTTTTACCTCAACCTCTACCTGCGTCGCCTAGCCGTCATGCAGCGTATGCGCTACGAGGGCTATCGCTTGGAGCAAGTGGGCAAGCTCTTCAACGGCCTGTACCACGCACTACCCTACGACCTCACAGGAGCGCAAAAGCGAGTCCTCCGTGAGATACGTCGGGACACCAACTCGGGGGCACAGATGAATCGTCTCATACAGGGAGACGTGGGCAGTGGCAAAACCCTCGTCGCACTCTTTGCTATGCTCCTAGCCGTAGACAATGGCTACCAAGCCTGCATGCTCGCCCCCACGGAGATCCTAGCGCAGCAGCACTACGAGACCATCTCCGAGTTCGTCGAGGGGCTGGATGTCTCCATAGCACTTCTCACGGGGAGCAGCAAGACGCGAGAGCGACGCGAGACCCTGTCCACCCTAGCCGATGGGAGCCTCTCCATCTTGATCGGCACGCACGCTATACTTGAGGAGCGGGTCGCCTTCCGCAAGCTCGGCATGGCCGTCATCGACGAGCAGCACCGCTTTGGCGTAGCCCAGCGCTCCAAGCTCTGGGGCAAGAATGTGCTGACCCTTCCCCACATCCTCGTCATGAGTGCCACCCCGATACCCCGCACCCTAGCGATGACTATGTATGGCGACCTCGATGTCTCGGTCATAGACGAGATGCCCCCTGGGCGCAAACCAATCACGACCGTCCAGATAGCAGAAAAGAAGAAAGAAACACTCTACAGCCTCATCAACGAAACGATTAATCGTGGACAGCAGATCTACGTCGTCTTCCCTATGATCGAAGGAACGGAGGAGTCTGACTTTGCCAATCTAGAGGTAGGCTACAAGGAGTACGTAGAGCGCTTTGGCGAAGAGCGAGTCGTCTACGTTCACGGACGACTCAGCGCCGAGGACAAGGCGGAGCAGATGGAGCGTTTTGCCTCGGGCGAAGTGCCGATACTCCTAGCCACGACGGTCATCGAGGTGGGCGTCAACGTGCCAAACGCTACGGTCATGGTGATCAACGATGCGCAGCGCTTCGGACTGGCACAGCTACATCAGCTGCGGGGGCGTGTGGGGCGTGGTGGCGACAAGAGCTACTGCCTCCTCGTCACGCCCGACGACCTGCAGGGTGATGCCAAGCAACGCATCGACACTATGGTTGCCACGCAGGATGGATTCAAGATTGCCGAGGAGGATATGCGCCTACGCGGCTTCGGACAGATGGAGGGGACACGACAGAGCGGCACTCTAGCGGGCATCAGCATAGCCGACCCAGTGGCCGACTACAACCTTCTCGCCCTCACACGGCTAGACGTCAACTACCTCCTCGACTACAGCCCGCTCCTCGACCAGCCCGACACAGAGCTCTACCGCATCAACCTCGAGCGCATCCACCCCAACGCCCACCACTGGGGACAAATCAGCTAA
- a CDS encoding IspD/TarI family cytidylyltransferase has translation MEQAITASDHIKRYLIIPSGGSGVRMGADLPKQYIKLGGKTILQHTIEALAKHVDYIVLGISYDYRIIVEDMLQTMGLADRVYLTVAGKRRFDTVQRALRVVPDGALVGIHDAVRPFVSSKVVDKCYEEAQRVGAAVPVLELTESLRYLPNEGEQQPSQAVDRSIYRLVRTPQVFWSERIKEAYQQPFQESFTDDCSVYDQLYSDLALVPDTTENIKITTPDQLYWGEHLLTTSRQERLRLTQRLLSSR, from the coding sequence ATGGAGCAAGCAATAACTGCGTCAGATCATATTAAAAGATATCTCATCATTCCCTCCGGAGGGTCGGGCGTTCGTATGGGAGCTGACCTGCCCAAGCAATACATCAAGCTGGGAGGCAAAACAATCCTCCAGCACACCATAGAGGCTCTGGCTAAGCATGTGGACTACATCGTCCTCGGCATATCGTACGACTACCGTATCATCGTCGAGGATATGCTTCAGACGATGGGGCTTGCTGATCGTGTCTATCTAACGGTCGCTGGGAAGAGACGCTTTGACACTGTCCAGAGAGCTCTACGTGTCGTACCTGATGGAGCACTCGTCGGTATACATGATGCGGTACGACCCTTTGTCTCTAGCAAGGTGGTGGACAAATGCTACGAGGAGGCGCAGCGCGTGGGAGCAGCCGTGCCTGTCCTGGAGCTCACGGAGAGCTTGCGCTATCTACCCAATGAGGGCGAGCAGCAGCCTTCGCAAGCTGTAGATCGTAGCATCTACCGCTTAGTGCGTACGCCACAGGTCTTCTGGTCCGAGCGCATCAAGGAGGCTTACCAGCAGCCCTTTCAGGAGAGCTTTACCGACGACTGCTCCGTCTATGATCAGCTCTACAGCGACCTAGCACTGGTCCCAGACACCACGGAGAATATTAAGATTACCACCCCCGACCAGCTCTACTGGGGTGAGCACCTCCTGACCACATCTCGTCAGGAGCGTCTGCGCCTGACACAGCGACTACTCTCGAGTAGGTAA
- the der gene encoding ribosome biogenesis GTPase Der: MSNLVAIVGRPNVGKSTLFNRLTRSRQAIVTEEAGTTRDRQYGHVTWCERTFSIVDTGGWVLRSDDVFEEEINKQVRIAVEEADLILFVVDILNGVTDLDDEIALMLRQTNKPVILVANKADNFTQHNDAAEFYSLGIGDPYPISAINGSSTGDLLDHILELLPKEGNHEPLLELPRFAIVGRPNAGKSSLLNALIGEERNIVTDRSGTTRDSIFAEYDKFNQHFYLVDTAGIRKKGKVNEDLEYYSVIRAIRAIENADVCIMLIDATRGIEAQDANIFRVIQRNNKGLVVCVNKWDLVEDKSMPVQRTMEEAIRARFAPFTDFPILFISALNKQRILKVIETAQHVYDMRSTRIPTHQLNQVLLPLIEKTPPPSIKGKYIKIKFVQQLPTAVPSFAFYANLPQWVREPYKRFLENQIRKNWDFCGTPINIFLREK; this comes from the coding sequence ATGAGTAATCTAGTAGCCATCGTAGGACGCCCCAACGTGGGCAAGAGTACCCTCTTCAACCGTCTGACCCGCTCCCGCCAAGCAATCGTCACTGAGGAGGCGGGTACGACACGTGACCGACAGTACGGCCACGTCACTTGGTGCGAGCGTACCTTTTCGATTGTAGACACGGGCGGATGGGTCTTGCGCAGCGATGATGTCTTCGAGGAGGAGATCAATAAGCAGGTGCGCATAGCAGTCGAAGAGGCTGACCTGATCCTCTTTGTCGTGGACATACTCAACGGTGTGACCGATCTAGACGACGAGATAGCTCTGATGCTCCGACAGACCAACAAGCCGGTCATACTGGTGGCCAACAAGGCGGACAACTTCACCCAGCACAACGACGCGGCGGAGTTTTACTCCCTAGGCATTGGCGACCCCTACCCTATCTCTGCGATCAACGGCTCCTCGACGGGCGACCTCCTAGACCATATCTTAGAGCTGCTCCCTAAGGAAGGCAATCATGAGCCTCTCCTCGAGCTGCCTCGCTTTGCGATCGTGGGCAGACCGAATGCGGGTAAGTCTTCGCTCCTGAACGCACTCATCGGTGAGGAGCGCAACATCGTCACCGACCGCTCGGGCACGACGCGTGACAGCATCTTTGCGGAGTACGATAAGTTCAACCAGCACTTCTACCTCGTTGATACAGCGGGCATCCGCAAGAAGGGCAAGGTCAACGAAGACCTCGAGTACTACTCGGTGATCCGTGCCATCCGTGCTATCGAAAATGCCGATGTGTGCATCATGCTGATCGATGCTACGAGAGGTATAGAGGCTCAGGACGCCAACATATTTCGGGTGATCCAGCGCAACAACAAGGGGCTGGTCGTCTGCGTCAATAAGTGGGACCTCGTCGAGGACAAGAGCATGCCCGTACAGCGCACTATGGAGGAGGCGATCCGTGCACGGTTTGCCCCCTTTACCGACTTCCCCATCCTCTTTATCTCAGCGCTCAATAAGCAGCGCATCCTCAAGGTGATCGAGACGGCGCAGCATGTCTACGATATGCGCTCGACACGCATCCCGACGCACCAGCTCAACCAAGTGCTACTACCTCTGATTGAGAAGACTCCACCACCCTCTATCAAGGGTAAGTACATCAAGATCAAATTCGTACAGCAGCTCCCCACGGCGGTCCCGTCTTTTGCTTTTTATGCGAACCTGCCCCAATGGGTACGCGAGCCGTACAAGCGTTTTCTCGAAAATCAGATTCGTAAGAACTGGGACTTCTGCGGTACTCCCATCAACATCTTCCTCAGAGAGAAGTAA